Proteins from a genomic interval of Garra rufa chromosome 4, GarRuf1.0, whole genome shotgun sequence:
- the prickle1b gene encoding prickle-like protein 1b, with product MSLETTSGIWPTTRAPDMDSRAKVAIGFQRSSTSDDDSGCALEEYIWVPPGLRPEQVQIYFSCLPEEKVPYVNSPGEKHRIRQLLYQLPPHDNEIRYCQSLSDEERRELHMFSVQRKKEALGRGTPKLLPRALQHICEHCKENIKGGEMAVFASRAGPGPCWHPACFTCSTCHELLVDLIYFYHNGKIYCGRHHAELLKPRCSACDEIIFADECTEAEGRHWHMKHFSCFECETILGGQRYIMKDGRPFCCGCFESLYAEYCEACGENIGVDHAQMTYEGVHWHATDKCFCCAQCKTSLLGCPFLPKEGRIYCSKDCSLGEDVHASDSSDSAFQSARSRESRRSIRMGKSSRPTEQCQQTKLFSATDYRTSSLCGDNTETVCHQLERLNFTEDWRDRDEQEGPEDCVEDWAEHEDYMTQLLLKFGDRGVIHTEDTRPAEPWMMKDSETNRTKPEMKISTHNLASRKHHTDMYWAQSQDGLGDSAYGSHPGPASARKIQELEMDQAAVPGFWSEPRQWYEDSMECITSEFQKAEHNIGDSMDSLALSNITGASVDGDRKDRQTIYSLQNLKDQEREMDECDNISNMGTLNSSMLHRSANSLRSLNSELEREETLRQREREDEEEDDRVPPYFGEEPPSPLHLPVLRRTKSQSQPQSRPQQVKFSDDVMNKGYLGGLGLRQPPMSERTRRRTYHMEEEPQRHPASRHHKRRQGRKTRSENALHLASKNRGKLHVVPQIISSSIPEPRNGILLNHSAHSHHPYHQTPTDYAQQGMVRMDHLQNFCDDDDDDDDWCSTCSSSSSESEAEGFFLGQPIPKPRSQSFHYYTEDYPTRVTALTPPFGTRTKLKKKGHKGKNCIIS from the exons ATGAGTCTTGAGACTACATCAGGGATCTGGCCCACTACTCGGGCACCAGACATGGACTCAAGAGCCAAAGTGGCTATTGGATTTCAGAGGAGCTCAACCTCTGATGACGACTCTGGATGTGCTTTGGAGGAGTATATATGGGTTCCTCCTGGACTACGACCTGAGCAG GTTCAGATCTACTTTTCGTGCCTGCCAGAGGAGAAGGTGCCATATGTCAACAGCCCTGGAGAGAAACACAGGATCAGACAACTACTCTATCAGCTGCCACCACATGACAATGAG ATCCGATACTGCCAGTCCCTCAGTGATGAGGAGAGACGAGAACTCCACATGTTCAGCGTTCAGAGGAAGAAAGAGGCACTCGGGAGGGGAACACCGAAACTGCTTCCCAGAGCCCTGCAGCACATTTGCGAGCAT TGTAAGGAGAACATCAAGGGTGGAGAGATGGCAGTGTTCGCTTCACGTGCAGGCCCCGGACCCTGCTGGCACCCAGCATGCTTTACTTGCTCCACCTGTCATGAACTTCTGGTAGACCTCATCTATTTCTACCACAATGGCAAAATCTACTGCGGTAGACATCATGCAGAACTTCTGAAGCCACGGTGTTCAGCTTGTGATGAG ATAATCTTTGCTGACGAGTGTACTGAAGCTGAAGGTCGTCACTGGCACATGAAACACTTCTCTTGCTTTGAGTGCGAGACTATTCTCGGAGGACAGAGGTACATCATGAAGGATGGCCGACCCTTCTGTTGTGGATGCTTCGAGTCGTTATATGCAGAGTACTGTGAGGCCTGTGGGGAGAATATTG GAGTCGACCATGCTCAAATGACGTATGAGGGTGTACACTGGCATGCTACTGACAAATGCTTCTGTTGTGCCCAATGCAAAACCTCCTTGCTGGGTTGCCCCTTCCTTCCGAAAGAGGGCCGGATCTACTGCTCTAAGGACTGTAGCCTAGGTGAGGACGTCCATGCTTCAGACTCTTCAGACTCGGCTTTTCAGTCTGCCAGATCACGGGAATCTCGACGTAGCATACGAATGGGCAAGAGCAGTCGCCCTACAGAGCAGTGCCAGCAGACAAAACTCTTTTCAGCAACAGATTACAGGACCTCTAGTCTTTGTGGGGACAACACAGAGACGGTGTGTCATCAGCTGGAGAGACTTAACTTCACAGAGGACTGGAGAGACCGGGATGAGCAAGAAGGCCCTGAGGACTGTGTGGAAGATTGGGCTGAGCATGAAGACTACATGACTCAGCTGCTACTGAAATTTGGAGACCGTGGTGTCATTCACACCGAGGACACCAGGCCGGCCGAGCCGTGGATGATGAAAGACTCCGAGACCAACAGGACCAAACCTGAAATGAAAATCAGCACCCATAATTTAGCAAGTAGGAAGCACCACACTGACATGTACTGGGCCCAGTCTCAGGATGGACTTGGAGACTCTGCCTATGGCAGCCACCCTGGTCCAGCTAGTGCTAGAAAGATTCAAGAGCTGGAGATGGATCAGGCAGCAGTACCTGGATTCTGGTCTGAGCCTAGACAGTGGTATGAAGACTCAATGGAGTGCATTACAAGTGAATTCCAGAAGGCAGAGCACAACATTGGAGATTCTATGGATTCCCTAGCTCTCTCAAACATTACAG GAGCTTCAGTGGATGGAGATAGGAAAGACAGACAGACCATCTACTCCCTCCAAAACCTGAAAGAccaagagagagagatggacgaGTGTGATAACATCAGTAACATGGGCACACTAAACTCCTCAATGCTCCACAGGAGTGCAAATTCCCTGAGGagtttaaactcagagttggAACGTGAGGAGACACTGAGGCAAAGAGAAAGAGAAGACGAGGAAGAAGATGACCGAGTTCCTCCTTATTTTGGAGAGGAACCACCCTCTCCACTGCATCTTCCAGTGCTGAGAAGGACCAAGTCCCAATCTCAGCCCCAATCCAGACCTCAGCAAGTAAAGTTCTCTGACGATGTTATGAATAAAGGATACCTCGGCGGACTAGGCTTGAGGCAACCGCCGATGAGCGAGAGGACTCGCAGACGGACCTATCACATGGAGGAGGAACCACAGAGACATCCTGCTAGCAGACATCACAAACGCAGACAGGGCCGGAAAACACGCTCTGAAAACGCATTGCACCTGGCTTCCAAAAATCGGGGAAAATTGCATGTTGTGCCTCAGATAATCAGCTCAAGCATACCAGAGCCAAGGAATGGTATTCTTCTAAATCACTCAGCACACAGTCACCACCCTTATCATCAAACCCCAACAGACTATGCTCAGCAGGGCATGGTCCGAATGGACCACTTGCAAAACTTTTGTgacgacgatgatgatgatgacgactGGTGTTCAACATGCTCCTCTTCATCTTCAGAGTCTGAGGCGGAAGGGTTCTTTCTTGGTCAGCCCATCCCAAAACCCAGATCCCAAAGTTTTCATTATTACACAGAGGACTATCCAACTCGCGTCACCGCTTTAACGCCTCCTTTCGGCACACGGACCAAACTAAAAAAGAAAGGTCATAAGGGCAAGAACTGCATAATTTCGTAG